In a genomic window of Glycine max cultivar Williams 82 chromosome 13, Glycine_max_v4.0, whole genome shotgun sequence:
- the LOC100782101 gene encoding putative callose synthase 8 isoform X2 — translation MFEVLKTVTDPASSQALIQGNAIHKKTEFSILPLEQGCIQHAIMQKSEIKAAIAVIRNVRGLPPVQDFKKDGAFVDLFDFLQHCFGFQEANVANQREHLILLLANMQTRQTHNQTSVLKLGEGGVDELMRKFFKNYTNWCKFLERKSNIRLPLVKQEAQQYKILYIGLYLLIWGETANLRFMPECLCYIFHHMAYELHGILSGAISLTTWEKVMPAYGGETESFLNNVVTPIYTVIRQEVANSKGGAADYSVWRNYDDLNEYFWSPDCFKIGWPMRLDHDFFFVKPRNKPEPDVKNALVVSPGKTKEKKKREKRDEEEPEDTREEIHEQQWLGKTNFVEIRSFWQIFRCFDRMWSFFILSLQAIIIIACHDLGSPLQLLDAVVFEDIITIFITSAYLKLIQAILDVAFMWKARYTMESSQKVKLVVKLVLATIWTIVLPVCYANSRRKYTCYSTKYGSLVEEWCFTSYMVAAAIYLTTNAVEVLLFFVPAVAKYIEVSNYKICKVLSWWTQPRIYVGRGMQEDQVSVFKYTLFWILVLSCKFVFSYSFEIKPLIAPTRQIMKIGVKKYEWHELFPKVKSNAGAIVAVWSPVVIVYFMDTQIWYSVFCTIIGGLYGVLHHLGEIRTLGMLRSKFDSLPSAFNVCLIPPSSKRGKKKRKGLLSNIFQKLPDEKNATAKFVVVWNQIVNHLRLEDLISNREMDLMMMPVSSELFSAKVRWPVFLLANKFSTALTIAKDFEGKEEILVKKITKDKYMFYAVRECYQSLKYVLEILVVGSIEKRIICDILSKIEKHIQETSLLKNFNLKVLPALHAKVVELAELLMEGDKDHQHKVVKALLDVFELVTNEMMFDSRILDMFHFPEQNECGFVYFRNDDQLFDSVEMNRDFYPFAKENSIHFPLPESGPLMEKIKRFHLLLTVKDTAMDVPSNLDARRRISFFATSLFTDMPDAPKVHNMMPFCVITPHYIEDINFSLKELGSDKEEDSIIFYMQKIYPDEWTNFLERMGCDNRKSLEDEHKTEDLRLWASFRGQTLSRTVRGMMYYREALKLQAFLDMAEEEDILEGYETAERGNRALFARLEALADMKYTYVISCQSFASQKASNDPRYQDMIDLMIRYPSLRVAYVEEKEEIVQGKPHKVYSSKLVKVVNGYEQTIYQIKLPGPPHLGEGKPENQNNAIIFTRGEALQTIDMNQDNYLEEALKMRNLLQEFLRRQGRRPPTILGLREHIFTGSVSSLAGFMSYQETSFVTIGQRVLANPLRVRFHYGHPDVFDRVFHITRGGISKASKTINLSEDVFAGFNSTLRRGCISYHEYLQIGKGRDVALNQISKFEAKVANGNCEQTISRDMFRLGRQFDFFRMLSCYFTTVGFYFSSLISVIGIYVFLYGQLYLVLSGLERALIIEARIKNVQSLETALASQSFIQLGLLTGLPMVMEIGLERGFLTALKDFVLMQLQLAAVFFTFALGTKTHYYGRTLLHGGAKYRPTGRKVVFHASFTENYRLYSRSHFVKAFELLLLLIVYNMFRRSYQSSMAYVLITYAIWFMSLTWLCAPFLFNPAGFSWTKTVDDWKEWNKWIRQQGGIGIQQDRSWHSWWHDEQAHLRWSGFGSRLTEVLLSLRFFIYQYGLVYHLDISQHSKNFLVYVLSWIVIVAIFLLVKAVNMGRQLLSANYQLGFRLFKAFLFLAVLAIIFTLSVICELSLTDIFVCCLAFMPTAWGLIMIAQAARPKIEHTGLWDFTRALAREFDYGMGIVLFGPIAILAWLPIIKAFHARFLFNEAFKRHLQIQPILSGKKKKHRT, via the exons ATGTTTGAGGTGCTAAAGACAGTTACAGATCCAGCTAGTTCCCAG gCGCTTATCCAAGGAAATGCAATCCATAAAAAAACTGAATTTAGCATCCTTCCACTTGAGCAAGGATGCATTCAGCATGCGATTATGCAGAAGTCTGAG ATTAAGGCTGCCATTGCAGTTATTCGCAATGTTCGTGGTTTACCCCCAGTGCAAGATTTCAAGAAGGACGGAGCCTTTGTGGATCTATTTGATTTTCTTCAGCATTGTTTTGGATTCCAG GAAGCCAATGTGGCCAACCAAAGGGAACATCTTATTCTACTCTTAGCCAATATGCAGACTCGTCAAACTCACAACCAGACATCTGTTTTGAAG TTAGGGGAAGGAGGTGTAGATGAATTGATgagaaagtttttcaaaaactatacAAACTGGTGCAAGTTTTTGGAAAGGAAAAGCAATATTCG TTTACCTTTAGTGAAGCAGGAAGCccaacaatataaaattttatacattGGGCTTTACCTTCTCATATGGGGGGAGACAGCTAATTTGCGGTTCATGCCAGAATGTCTCTGCTATATTTTTCATCAT ATGGCATATGAATTGCATGGAATTTTAAGTGGTGCTATCAGCTTAACAACATGGGAAAAGGTCATGCCGGCATATGGAGGAGAAACAGAGTCTTTCCTTAACAATGTTGTCACCCCAATATACACCGTTATAAGACAG GAAGTTGCCAATAGCAAAGGAGGGGCGGCTGATTATTCTGTATGGAGAAACTATGATGATCTTAATGAGTATTTCTG GTCCCCTGATTGTTTCAAAATTGGTTGGCCCATGCGTCTGGACCatgactttttctttgtaaagccTAGAAATAAACCAGAACCAGATGTCAAGAATGCTCTTGTTGTGTCACCTGGTaaaacaaaagagaagaaaaagagagaaaagagggaTGAAGAAGAACCAGAG GATACAAGGGAGGAAATCCATGAACAACAATGGCTAGGAAAGACAAATTTTGTAGAGATCCGTTCATTCTGGCAAATTTTTAGATGCTTTGATAGAATGTGGAGCTTTTTTATTCTATCCCTTCAG GCCATAATAATCATTGCTTGTCATGACTTGGGATCTCCACTGCAGTTATTAGATGCTGTAGTATTTGAGGACATAATTACCATCTTCATTACCTCTGCATATCTTAAACTTATTCAAG CAATTTTAGACGTTGCTTTTATGTGGAAAGCAAGATATACCATGGAATCTTCTCAAAAGGTGAAACTTGTGGTGAAGCTGGTCTTAGCTACTATATGGACTATTGTTCTTCCTGTATGCTATgctaattcaagaagaaaatatacttgctaTTCCACAAAGTATGGAAGCTTGGTTGAGGAATGGTGCTTTACTTCCTATATGGTTGCAGCAGCAATATATCTGACAACTAATGCAGTTgaagttttgttattttttgtccCTGCTGTTGCTAAGTATATTGAGGTCTCTAATTACAAGATATGCAAAGTTTTGTCTTGGTGGACTCAG CCTAGAATCTATGTTGGTCGGGGGATGCAAGAAGACCAGGTTTCAGTTTTTAA GTACACATTGTTTTGGATATTGGTGTTATCATGTAAATTTGTGTTTAGCTACAGTTTTGAG ATAAAACCACTCATAGCACCTACCAGACAGATTATGAAAATTGGTGTAAAGAAGTATGAATGGCATGAGCTTTTTCCAAAAG TCAAAAGTAATGCAGGTGCAATTGTGGCTGTATGGAGCCCTGTAGTAATT GTATATTTTATGGACACACAAATTTGGTATTCTGTTTTCTGTACAATAATTGGTGGACTTTATGGTGTTTTGCATCACCTTGGTGAG ATAAGGACACTTGGAATGCTGAGAAGTAAATTTGATTCCTTACCTTCAGCATTTAATGTCTGTCTTATCCCACCATCTTCCAAACgtggtaaaaagaaaagaaaaggtctCCTCAGCAATATATTTCAAAAG TTGCCGGATGAAAAAAATGCCACTGCCAAATTTGTTGTGGTATGGAATCAAATTGTAAATCATCTTCGTCTTGAAGACTTAATTAGTAACAG AGAGATGGATTTGATGATGATGCCTGTGTCTTCAGAATTGTTTTCTGCTAAGGTTCGTTGGCCTGTTTTCCTATTAGCAAATAAG TTTTCTACAGCTTTGACCATTGCTAAAGATTTTGAGGGAAAGGAAGAGATTCTTGTCAAGAAAATTACAAAAGACAAATACATGTTTTATGCCGTAAGAGAGTGTTACCAGTCACTGAAATACGTGCTTGAAATTCTTGTTGTGGGTAGCATTGagaaaag GATCATATGTGATATACTAAGCAAAATTGAAAAGCATATCCAAGAAACAAGTCTTCTAAAGAACTTTAACTTGAAAGTTCTCCCAGCTCTACATGCTAAAGTTGTTGAGCTAGCTGAACTTCTG ATGGAGGGAGATAAAGACCATCAGCACAAAGTTGTGAAGGCCTTGCTAGATGTGTTTGAACTTGTAACAAATGAGATGATGTTTGATTCCAG AATATTGGATATGTTCCACTTTCCCGAACAAAATGAGTGTGGCTTTGTCTATTTTAGAAATGATGATCAACTATTTGACAGTGTGGAAATGAATAGAGATTTCTATCCATTTGCCAAAGAGAATTCCATCCATTTTCCATTGCCAGAAAGTGGTCCTCTGATGGAAAAG ATCAAGCGTTTCCATTTGTTGCTTACAGTAAAAGATACAGCGATGGATGTGCCTTCAAACTTAGATGCCCGTAGGCGCATATCATTCTTTGCTACTTCTCTGTTTACAGATATGCCTGATGCTCCAAAAGTGCACAATATGATGCCATTCTG TGTTATAACTCCACATTACATCGAGGACATTAATTTTTCGCTTAAGGAGCTTGGTTCAGATAAAGAGGAGGActccatcatcttctacatGCAAAAGATATATCCAG ATGAATGGACAAATTTTTTGGAACGTATGGGTTGTGATAACCGTAAGAGTTTAGAAGATGAACACAAAACAGAAGATCTTAGACTGTGGGCTTCATTTCGGGGTCAGACACTAAGCAGAACAG TTAGAGGGATGATGTACTACAGAGAAGCCTTAAAATTACAAGCATTCCTTGACATGGCTGAAGAAGAAG ATATTCTTGAGGGCTATGAGACTGCTGAAAGAGGTAACCGGGCATTGTTTGCTCGTCTAGAAGCACTAGCAGACATGAAATACACCTATGTCATTTCCTGTCAATCATTTGCATCACAAAAGGCTTCAAATGATCCTCGTTATCAAGATATGATCGACTTGATGATAAG GTATCCATCTCTTCGTGTTGCTTATGTTGAGGAAAAAGAGGAGATAGTGCAGGGTAAACCTCACAAAGTATATTCATCTAAACTGGTTAAAGTTGTCAATGGTTATGAACAG acaatatatcaaataaaactaCCAGGCCCACCACATCTTGGAGAAGGGAAGCCTGAAAACCAAAACAATGCAATAATATTCACTCGTGGTGAAGCACTCCAAACAATTGATATGAACCAA GATAATTACTTGGAAGAAGCTCTTAAAATGAGAAACCTTCTCCAAGAATTTCTTCGGCGCCAAGGAAGGCGTCCTCCTACAATACTTGGTTTAAGGGAACACATTTTCACAGGAAG TGTGTCTTCTCTGGCTGGGTTCATGTCATATCAAGAGACCAGCTTTGTAACTATTGGTCAAAGGGTTCTGGCTAATCCTCTCAG GGTGCGGTTCCACTATGGCCATCCAGATGTATTTGATAGGGTTTTTCATATCACGAGAGGAGGAATAAGCAAAGCATCTAAAACAATTAACTTGAGTGAGGATGTTTTTGCTG GATTTAATTCAACTTTAAGACGGGGATGTATTTCCTACCATGAATACTTGCAAATTGGCAAAGGTCGTGATGTAGCTCTAAACCAGATCTCAAAATTTGAAGCCAAGGTAGCAAATGGAAACTGTGAGCAAACTATAAGCCGTGACATGTTTCGCCTTGGGCGGCAATTTGATTTTTTCCGGATGCTATCATGCTATTTCACTACAGTTGGATTTTACTTCAGCAGCTTG ATTTCAGTGATAGGAATCTATGTATTTCTCTACGGGCAGTTATACCTGGTTCTTAGTGGATTGGAAAGAGCACTTATCATTGAGGCTCGAATCAAGAATGTACAGTCCTTAGAAACGGCTCTTGCCTCCCAGTCATTCATACAACTTGGACTTCTGACAGGCTTACCCATGGTGATGGAAATAGGACTTGAAAGAGGTTTCCTCACAGCCCTAAAGGACTTTGTCCTTATGCAATTGCAATTGGCTGCTGTTTTCTTCACTTTCGCCCTAGGAACGAAAACACATTACTATGGCCGAACGCTTTTGCACGGGGGTGCAAAGTACAGACCGACAGGGCGCAAAGTTGTATTCCATGCTAGCTTCACTGAGAATTACAGATTGTATTCAAGAAGCCACTTTGTTAAGGCATTTGAGCTATTGCTGCTGTTGATTGTTTATAACATGTTCAGGAGGTCCTATCAAAGTAGCATGGCATACGTGTTGATAACATATGCCATTTGGTTCATGTCATTGACTTGGTTGTGTGCACCTTTTCTTTTTAACCCTGCTGGGTTCAGTTGGACCAAGACAGTAGATGATTGGAAAGAGTGGAATAAATGGATCAGACAACAGGGTGGTATAGGAATTCAACAAGATAGAAGTTGGCATTCTTGGTGGCACGATGAGCAAGCTCATCTTCGCTGGTCAGGTTTTGGCTCTAGGTTGACTGAAGTATTGCTTTCTCTTCGTTTTTTCATCTATCAGTATGGTTTGGTCTATCACCTAGACATCTCTCAGCATAGCAAAAATTTTCTTGTTTATGTCCTTTCTTGGATTGTGATTGTTGCAATTTTCCTCTTGGTGAAG GCTGTTAACATGGGAAGGCAACTACTCAGTGCTAATTATCAGCTTGGATTCAGACTTTTCAAAGCATTCTTGTTCCTGGCTGTTCTTGCCATCATCTTTACTCTTTCTGTTATATGCGAGTTGTCGTTGACGGACATTTTCGTTTGCTGTCTAGCATTCATGCCAACCGCGTGGGGATTGATAATG ATTGCACAAGCTGCAAGGCCAAAAATAGAGCACACAGGGTTGTGGGACTTCACACGTGCACTTGCTAGAGAATTTGATTATGGAATGGGGATAGTTCTTTTTGGACCTATTGCTATTTTGGCGTGGTTGCCAATCATTAAAGCCTTCCATGCTCGTTTTCTTTTCAATGAGGCATTCAAAAGGCACTTGCAAATCCAACCAATTCTAtcaggaaaaaagaagaagcacaGAACTTGA